The Methanobrevibacter sp. genome has a segment encoding these proteins:
- a CDS encoding amidohydrolase family protein: MESQNILIKNATILNPLGNGKTEEKTADVLIVEDRIAEINKTIEEASAEKVIDATDKILMPGLVNTHTHISMSLLRGIADDMELDTWLNDHIWPMEAHLNREYCYIGALLGAAEMIKSGTTTFSDMYFYMDGVAQAVEEIGMRAVLSYGMIDFGIEEKRENEFKENISLIKNHNNTADGRITTMFGPHSIYTASVDLLERVRKEANKYDVGIHIHMNETMKEINDCKENHQNKRPFELLDSIGMLDSDIVAAHCVWLDQNEIDLIKKYDVKVSHNPCSNMKLASGAAPIGELLSQGVCVGLGTDGASSNNNLDMFDEMKFAALLQKVSTLNPKLATADEVINMATYNGANALGIDAGSIEVGKKADLILVDTNHPNMTPMSNALSSNLVYSANGSNVDTTICNGKILMENRKLLTVDEGHILSEAKRAIAEMKELREAEAEE; encoded by the coding sequence ATGGAAAGTCAAAACATATTAATCAAGAACGCTACCATATTGAATCCGTTGGGAAATGGTAAAACAGAAGAGAAAACTGCAGATGTGCTTATCGTTGAAGATAGGATTGCAGAAATAAACAAGACAATAGAAGAGGCAAGTGCCGAAAAGGTAATTGATGCTACCGATAAGATATTGATGCCAGGACTTGTCAACACTCACACTCACATTTCAATGTCCCTTCTAAGGGGAATAGCTGATGATATGGAATTGGACACTTGGCTCAATGACCACATCTGGCCTATGGAAGCTCACCTTAACAGAGAGTATTGCTACATAGGTGCACTTCTCGGTGCAGCTGAAATGATCAAGTCAGGAACCACAACATTTTCAGACATGTACTTCTATATGGATGGAGTTGCACAGGCAGTTGAGGAAATCGGTATGAGGGCAGTACTGTCATATGGGATGATCGATTTCGGAATCGAAGAGAAACGTGAAAATGAGTTCAAGGAAAACATTTCACTTATCAAGAATCACAACAATACTGCTGATGGAAGAATCACCACAATGTTCGGTCCACACTCAATTTATACAGCTTCAGTTGACCTTCTCGAGAGGGTCAGAAAGGAGGCAAATAAGTATGATGTTGGCATCCACATTCATATGAATGAGACAATGAAGGAAATTAATGACTGTAAGGAGAACCATCAAAATAAAAGACCCTTCGAGCTATTAGATAGTATTGGTATGTTGGATAGTGATATTGTAGCTGCTCACTGTGTATGGTTAGACCAAAATGAGATAGATTTGATTAAAAAGTATGATGTCAAGGTTTCACACAACCCATGCAGTAACATGAAACTTGCATCAGGTGCAGCACCTATAGGTGAACTATTGAGTCAAGGTGTATGTGTTGGATTAGGTACCGATGGTGCATCAAGCAACAACAATCTTGACATGTTCGATGAGATGAAGTTTGCAGCACTTCTTCAAAAGGTTTCAACACTCAATCCTAAACTTGCTACTGCTGATGAAGTCATCAACATGGCAACTTATAATGGTGCAAATGCATTAGGCATTGATGCAGGTTCAATTGAAGTTGGCAAAAAGGCAGATCTTATTCTCGTTGACACAAATCATCCTAACATGACTCCAATGAGCAATGCACTTTCATCCAATCTTGTATATTCAGCAAATGGATCCAATGTTGACACCACTATCTGTAATGGTAAAATATTGATGGAAAACAGAAAGCTTCTCACTGTGGATGAAGGCCATATCTTAAGTGAGGCAAAAAGAGCTATTGCTGAAATGAAAGAGTTAAGGGAAGCTGAAGCTGAGGAATAG
- a CDS encoding flavodoxin has product MKTLVTYFSASGVTKRVAEKVANALDADIFEIAPETPYTAADLDYMDKASRSTIEMNDKSFRPPIKETIDVSEYDTILIGFPVWWYTAPTIINTFIESIDIAGKTAIAFCTSGGTGISGCENDLKNAYPEANWKPGKRLYGRESDDEIINWVNE; this is encoded by the coding sequence ATGAAAACTTTAGTAACTTATTTCTCAGCAAGCGGAGTAACCAAAAGAGTGGCAGAAAAAGTGGCAAATGCACTTGATGCAGACATCTTTGAGATTGCTCCTGAAACTCCATATACCGCAGCAGACTTGGATTATATGGACAAGGCAAGCAGATCAACTATTGAAATGAACGACAAATCTTTCAGACCTCCAATCAAGGAAACAATTGATGTCTCTGAATATGATACTATTCTCATCGGTTTTCCAGTATGGTGGTATACCGCTCCTACAATAATCAACACTTTCATTGAAAGCATTGACATTGCTGGAAAAACTGCAATAGCTTTCTGTACCTCTGGTGGAACTGGAATCAGCGGCTGTGAAAATGACTTGAAAAACGCTTATCCAGAAGCTAATTGGAAACCAGGAAAAAGATTATACGGTAGAGAAAGTGATGATGAAATCATCAATTGGGTAAATGAATAA
- a CDS encoding DEAD/DEAH box helicase family protein produces MSFKEIQSEIKPSYNSANSDIVNDFYNKVLSESIRYDRISGFFSSTSLAVAARGIDKFIKNNGHMRLICGAQLDEEDLKSINNSEDLKNIIDEKFLRDYNSIEDELVRNHVKVLGWMVANGYLEVKIGINKKSDGSYSNGMLHSKIGIMYDELGDSLLFNGSVNETAYGWKNNIESLKVFFSWKNPEYMEDDKKDFENFWKGLDPSLAIFEVPEATKKKLVEIAPKSRKELEELPLNHKPKLREYQNDALKSWLDNDMKGIFAMATGTGKTFTALSCFDELSSKKSQLMTVIVCPQKHLISQWERNLELFDYKGDFLNVDGDNPNWTSELLASIGDLESGLNRKLVIFTTFNTFARKKFMDKINLYDGEILLIVDEVHGIGATEFRKGLIPDKYDYRLGLSATPEIEDDFERTDLVYDYFGGIVYTYDLEKAIQNGFLTHYNYYPQFIDLDKNELEDYMYYTHKMSRFIGKEKLTQKEEKALRSFQRKRRNIINNAEAKMAFLRDFLRNNKDIKDLIIYCTGEQKREILEYLNELGISNHQFTGEESTKKVHGESERDRILRLFSSGYFQVLVGIKCLDEGVDVPSTQTAILMASTLNSRQHVQRRGRVLRKSPGKEKANIFDLVVFPNIKNEPDYIKRIIKNEQKRYDEYADLADNYVECSKLFMKKWEENR; encoded by the coding sequence ATGTCATTTAAAGAAATTCAATCTGAAATCAAGCCTAGTTATAACTCCGCTAATTCAGATATCGTTAACGATTTTTATAATAAAGTTTTATCAGAATCTATTAGATATGATCGTATTTCTGGTTTTTTCAGTTCTACAAGTCTTGCAGTGGCTGCTCGTGGTATTGATAAATTTATAAAAAATAATGGACATATGAGATTAATTTGTGGCGCTCAATTAGATGAAGAAGATTTAAAATCTATAAATAATTCTGAAGATTTAAAGAATATTATCGATGAGAAATTTTTAAGAGATTATAATTCTATTGAAGATGAATTAGTTAGAAATCATGTCAAAGTCCTTGGATGGATGGTTGCTAATGGGTATTTAGAAGTTAAAATAGGAATAAATAAAAAAAGTGATGGATCTTATTCTAATGGAATGTTACATTCTAAAATAGGTATTATGTATGATGAATTGGGAGATTCGTTGCTATTTAATGGATCTGTTAATGAAACTGCATATGGTTGGAAAAATAATATAGAATCTTTAAAAGTATTTTTCAGTTGGAAAAATCCAGAATATATGGAAGATGATAAAAAAGATTTTGAAAATTTTTGGAAAGGATTAGATCCTTCATTAGCTATTTTTGAAGTTCCTGAAGCCACTAAGAAAAAATTAGTTGAAATAGCACCAAAATCCAGAAAAGAATTAGAAGAATTACCATTGAATCATAAACCTAAACTAAGAGAATATCAGAATGATGCATTAAAATCTTGGTTAGATAATGATATGAAGGGTATTTTTGCCATGGCAACTGGGACTGGTAAAACATTTACTGCATTATCTTGTTTTGATGAGTTATCTAGTAAAAAAAGTCAATTAATGACGGTAATTGTTTGTCCTCAAAAACACTTAATAAGTCAATGGGAAAGAAATTTAGAATTATTTGATTATAAAGGTGATTTTTTAAATGTTGATGGAGACAATCCTAATTGGACTTCAGAGTTATTAGCTTCAATTGGAGATTTAGAATCTGGACTAAATAGAAAATTAGTTATTTTTACCACTTTTAATACATTTGCAAGAAAGAAATTTATGGATAAAATCAATTTATATGATGGTGAAATATTACTCATAGTTGATGAAGTTCATGGTATTGGTGCAACTGAGTTTAGAAAAGGTCTCATTCCTGATAAATATGATTATCGTTTAGGTTTAAGTGCAACTCCTGAAATTGAAGATGATTTTGAAAGAACTGATTTAGTTTATGATTATTTTGGGGGAATAGTATATACTTATGACTTAGAGAAAGCTATTCAAAATGGTTTTTTAACTCATTATAATTATTATCCTCAATTTATTGATCTGGATAAAAACGAATTAGAAGATTATATGTATTATACTCATAAAATGTCTCGATTTATAGGTAAAGAAAAATTAACTCAAAAAGAAGAAAAAGCTCTTAGAAGTTTTCAAAGAAAACGTAGGAATATTATAAATAATGCTGAAGCAAAAATGGCTTTCTTAAGAGATTTCTTAAGAAATAATAAAGATATTAAAGATTTAATTATTTACTGCACTGGTGAACAAAAAAGGGAAATTTTAGAATATTTAAATGAATTAGGTATTTCTAATCATCAGTTTACTGGTGAAGAAAGCACAAAGAAAGTTCATGGAGAGTCAGAGAGAGATCGTATATTAAGATTGTTTTCAAGCGGATATTTCCAGGTTTTGGTTGGTATTAAATGTTTAGATGAAGGTGTTGATGTACCTTCAACTCAAACAGCTATTTTAATGGCAAGCACATTAAATTCACGTCAACATGTTCAAAGAAGAGGCCGTGTTTTAAGAAAGAGCCCTGGAAAAGAAAAGGCAAATATTTTTGATTTAGTTGTATTTCCAAATATTAAAAATGAGCCAGATTATATCAAGAGAATTATTAAAAATGAACAAAAACGATATGATGAATATGCAGATTTAGCTGATAATTATGTAGAATGTAGTAAATTATTTATGAAGAAATGGGAGGAAAATAGATGA
- a CDS encoding AAA family ATPase, whose amino-acid sequence MFLDFIEITNFRPFYGTQKVNFGYNDEENLTIILANNGSGKTSLVNAFTWCLYGEELHDVRDKSEPLYNLRAASEVEEENSSVAEVLVSVKIRFYYFEEDEYGDLIKKYFVVSRELPFQKWGTADWQSPYESYLIVEETDKEIKEDDLAIYEIETKIPRDMFQYFFFNGATLANYFEDDSDLSLKNSIEEISQIDLINDVSNHLSGTYTTLNNRYKDKKPKGQKNYNKLIEEKIKEKAQKEKKISDNHDLVDIAVNNITHYSDLLEKVDSDYAKELNANRNSLENELETVKNNIKNDTKEYESLILELFPLTVLFDELTKSIEIADEAREKKTAPPEIERDLLNDILEDGYCICGTKLADHPECVEELKKRLRGTSGVKVETFYKDYYDIKDVIKRLKDLPKIETLRENIITAKARKVTLDTQIESISKELASFDLEEVEQYEKHLQKNKQERDRLRQENIQLSSKVSSLDNEIKKLKDERDRSEVLDGELKVLSNKIKFCEQAMGTITDLKNNVQSHIRGKVNDKIRDQFIGIDWQYGKYTDVTIEENYKIKITKSSGRDINPGDLSDGEESLLALSFMMALHSLSGFEIPLIIDAPLEKLDKGKRIDFIKDLHNFTKDKQIVFLFTDSQYTDDVRANMLKNIVDEYELKPSEDKTEIVKHGQI is encoded by the coding sequence ATGTTTTTAGATTTTATTGAAATAACTAATTTTAGGCCTTTTTATGGTACTCAGAAGGTAAATTTTGGCTACAATGATGAAGAGAATTTGACTATTATTTTGGCTAATAATGGTAGTGGTAAAACTTCTCTTGTAAATGCTTTTACTTGGTGTTTATATGGTGAAGAACTTCATGATGTAAGAGATAAATCTGAACCATTATATAATTTAAGAGCAGCTAGTGAAGTTGAAGAGGAAAATAGTTCTGTAGCTGAAGTTTTAGTTAGTGTTAAAATACGATTTTACTATTTTGAAGAAGATGAATATGGGGATTTAATTAAAAAATATTTTGTTGTAAGTAGGGAATTACCTTTCCAAAAATGGGGTACTGCGGATTGGCAATCACCTTATGAAAGTTATCTAATTGTAGAAGAAACTGATAAAGAAATTAAAGAAGATGATTTGGCTATTTATGAAATTGAAACTAAGATCCCTCGTGATATGTTCCAATATTTCTTCTTTAATGGAGCAACATTGGCTAATTATTTTGAAGATGATTCAGATTTAAGCTTAAAAAATTCCATTGAAGAAATTTCCCAAATAGATTTAATAAATGATGTTTCTAATCATTTAAGTGGAACATACACTACACTTAATAACCGATATAAAGATAAAAAACCTAAAGGACAAAAAAATTATAATAAACTTATTGAGGAAAAAATTAAGGAAAAAGCTCAAAAAGAGAAAAAGATTTCTGATAATCACGATTTAGTTGATATTGCAGTTAATAATATTACACATTATAGTGATCTACTCGAAAAAGTAGATTCAGATTATGCAAAGGAATTAAATGCTAATAGAAATTCTTTAGAAAATGAATTAGAAACAGTTAAAAACAATATTAAAAATGATACAAAAGAGTATGAATCTCTTATTTTAGAATTATTCCCTTTAACTGTTTTATTTGATGAATTAACTAAATCTATAGAAATTGCTGATGAAGCTAGAGAGAAGAAAACAGCCCCTCCTGAAATTGAAAGAGACTTATTGAATGATATTTTAGAAGATGGATATTGTATTTGTGGTACTAAACTTGCAGATCATCCTGAATGTGTTGAAGAACTTAAAAAAAGGTTAAGAGGCACTAGCGGAGTCAAGGTAGAAACATTCTATAAGGATTATTATGATATAAAAGATGTTATTAAAAGATTAAAAGACCTTCCAAAAATCGAAACTCTTAGAGAGAATATTATAACTGCTAAAGCCAGAAAAGTTACTTTAGATACCCAAATAGAGTCAATATCAAAAGAATTAGCTTCTTTTGATTTAGAAGAAGTAGAACAATATGAAAAACATCTTCAAAAAAATAAACAAGAGAGAGATAGGCTTAGACAAGAGAATATTCAGTTAAGTTCTAAAGTTTCTAGTTTGGATAATGAAATCAAAAAATTAAAAGATGAACGTGATAGATCTGAAGTTCTTGATGGTGAATTAAAAGTTTTAAGCAATAAAATCAAATTTTGTGAGCAAGCTATGGGAACTATCACTGACTTGAAAAATAATGTTCAATCACATATTCGTGGAAAAGTTAATGATAAGATTCGAGACCAATTTATCGGTATTGATTGGCAATATGGAAAGTATACTGATGTAACTATTGAAGAAAATTATAAAATTAAAATTACCAAATCATCTGGTAGGGATATTAATCCTGGAGATTTGTCTGATGGTGAAGAGAGTTTGTTAGCTTTATCTTTCATGATGGCATTACATAGTTTAAGCGGATTTGAAATTCCTTTAATTATTGATGCACCTTTAGAAAAATTGGATAAAGGTAAAAGAATTGATTTTATTAAAGATTTACATAATTTCACTAAAGATAAACAAATTGTTTTCTTATTTACAGATAGTCAATATACTGATGATGTGAGAGCTAATATGTTAAAGAATATTGTAGATGAATACGAATTAAAACCTTCAGAGGATAAAACGGAGATTGTTAAACATGGCCAAATCTGA
- a CDS encoding abortive infection family protein, whose product MFSLAELGFFEKLMEMSEGFVLDFSNGTFSTFVADSIGIDIYSDEYKYKVENKFGSSSKANILRYILRNEDEKLVLKLINDLVEYYEFSYFYGCDEHLLLRAKDILKKYNSNTLIDEDSSEDRIIDLIREINKSSSEGKPIFALDRLHTLVQNKLREICTFHGIEFEKKDNIDQLLKKYLNFIEEFYHFDSAMSKSILKQSISLFSEFNHVRNNMSYAHDNPVLNQEESLLIFKNIVNTLNFISSIDEYFKL is encoded by the coding sequence ATGTTTTCATTAGCTGAATTAGGATTTTTTGAAAAACTTATGGAAATGAGTGAAGGTTTTGTTTTAGATTTTTCAAACGGCACATTCAGTACTTTTGTAGCCGATTCTATTGGGATTGATATTTATTCTGATGAATATAAATATAAAGTTGAGAATAAATTTGGTAGTTCTTCGAAAGCAAATATTTTAAGGTATATTCTTAGGAATGAAGATGAAAAATTAGTTTTAAAATTAATTAATGATTTAGTAGAATATTATGAATTTAGTTATTTTTATGGATGTGATGAACATTTATTACTTAGAGCAAAAGATATTTTAAAAAAGTATAATTCAAATACTTTAATTGACGAAGATTCTTCCGAAGATAGAATAATTGATTTAATAAGAGAAATTAATAAAAGTTCTTCTGAAGGCAAACCTATTTTTGCTTTGGATAGATTACATACTTTAGTTCAAAATAAACTTAGAGAGATTTGTACTTTTCATGGTATTGAATTTGAAAAAAAGGATAATATTGATCAATTATTAAAAAAATATTTAAATTTCATTGAGGAATTTTATCATTTTGATTCTGCTATGTCAAAATCTATTTTAAAACAGAGCATATCTTTGTTTTCAGAATTTAATCATGTTCGTAATAATATGTCTTATGCACATGATAATCCAGTTTTAAATCAAGAAGAGAGTTTATTAATTTTTAAAAATATTGTTAACACTTTAAATTTTATTTCTAGCATCGATGAATATTTTAAATTATAA
- a CDS encoding cobalamin-dependent protein (Presence of a B(12) (cobalamin)-binding domain implies dependence on cobalamin itself, in one of its several forms, or in some unusual lineages, dependence on a cobalamin-like analog.) yields MFEDWITDDVKCVLLVEPNFPIPGKSRNHSNFLPIGLLKIASYLREKDIKIKLIRFEEPKLDYAQTTLDFGDTNEVEDGFKPDLICVTSIFTYWSKYVKNAVQYYKHKFKNTPIIVGGIYASLMPDHCKEYTGCDDVILGTIPEAEKLIPAYDLVDVDYQILHTTRGCIRKCGFCGTYIIEPEWLCKKSIKDEIVKKKLIFYDNNLLANYYIEDILDELIELKKEKKITYVESQSGFDGRIMLKNPHLAKKLKDAGFKNPKIAWDHSAKQAKYIKKQVDLLVDAGFKEKEISIFMIYNYDLDYNEMEEKRVNCANWGVQITDCRYRPLDQTFDEYSPSKHKGQTEEDYHINENWTDQEIRKFRRNIRRHNICMRHEVDFHSTLLERKKVPQEDAKKYREMNYEEVKDDLPDAWTPFKFHEANEQDYFELKN; encoded by the coding sequence ATGTTCGAAGATTGGATAACAGATGATGTTAAATGTGTCTTACTAGTGGAACCTAATTTTCCAATTCCTGGAAAAAGTAGAAACCACTCTAATTTTTTACCTATTGGACTTTTAAAAATCGCTTCCTATTTAAGAGAAAAGGATATTAAAATCAAATTAATCCGTTTTGAAGAACCTAAATTGGATTATGCCCAAACCACTTTGGATTTTGGAGATACAAATGAAGTAGAAGATGGATTTAAACCCGATTTAATCTGTGTAACTTCTATTTTTACTTACTGGTCCAAATATGTTAAAAATGCTGTACAATACTACAAACATAAATTTAAGAATACTCCAATTATTGTAGGAGGTATTTATGCATCTTTAATGCCAGATCACTGTAAGGAATATACCGGCTGCGATGATGTAATTCTTGGAACAATACCAGAAGCTGAAAAACTAATCCCTGCATATGATTTAGTTGATGTGGATTATCAGATTCTACACACTACTAGAGGTTGTATACGTAAGTGTGGGTTCTGTGGAACTTACATTATAGAACCAGAATGGCTATGTAAAAAAAGCATTAAAGATGAAATTGTTAAGAAAAAGCTAATCTTTTATGATAACAATCTTTTAGCAAATTATTATATTGAAGATATTTTAGATGAGTTAATTGAACTTAAAAAAGAGAAAAAAATAACTTATGTAGAATCACAATCCGGATTTGATGGCCGTATAATGTTAAAAAATCCTCATTTAGCTAAAAAACTAAAAGACGCTGGATTTAAAAATCCAAAAATAGCTTGGGATCACAGTGCAAAACAAGCAAAATACATCAAAAAACAAGTTGATTTATTAGTAGACGCAGGATTTAAGGAAAAGGAAATCAGCATTTTCATGATTTACAATTACGACCTAGACTACAATGAAATGGAAGAAAAAAGAGTAAATTGTGCAAATTGGGGAGTGCAAATAACCGATTGTCGTTATAGGCCTTTGGATCAAACATTTGATGAATACAGTCCAAGTAAACACAAAGGCCAGACTGAAGAAGATTATCATATCAACGAAAATTGGACAGATCAAGAAATAAGAAAATTCAGGAGAAACATTAGAAGACATAATATTTGTATGAGACACGAGGTAGATTTCCACTCTACATTACTTGAAAGAAAAAAAGTTCCTCAAGAGGATGCTAAAAAGTACAGAGAAATGAATTATGAGGAAGTAAAAGATGATTTACCAGATGCATGGACTCCTTTTAAGTTCCATGAAGCAAATGAACAAGATTATTTTGAATTAAAAAATTAG
- a CDS encoding aldo/keto reductase produces MSDDVMFGFGAMRLDLEDENNPSSINYDDVTEMIDYYMDQGFNYFDTSYAYHNGASEAALKIGLVERYPRESFKIADKIPTWALTSEEDNQKFVDIMLERLGTDFFDVLLIHNINESFLQIAENCNTFDYIKRMKEEGTAKKIGISYHDRSDLLEEILEKYGDAIDVVQLQLNYLDWESKLTESRKNYEICEKYGKEVIVMEPIKGGTLYNLPDTIKEKFQTEGMTLVEAALRFAGSHENVKVVLSGVGNLEQMKENCEVFKPFEPMSEEENEFVLEMANEIKELIAIDCSYCGYCLKECPAGIPIPDFFELYNSEKMYSLPSLHAIYGTTAAANAPASACTECESCMAICTQKLDIPTLLKDVVNTFE; encoded by the coding sequence ATGAGCGATGATGTTATGTTTGGATTTGGAGCTATGAGATTGGATTTGGAAGATGAAAACAATCCAAGTTCCATAAATTACGATGATGTTACAGAAATGATTGACTATTATATGGATCAAGGTTTCAACTACTTTGACACCTCTTATGCATACCACAATGGTGCTTCTGAAGCTGCCTTAAAGATTGGGCTTGTGGAAAGATATCCAAGAGAATCATTTAAGATAGCTGACAAGATACCTACATGGGCTTTAACTAGCGAAGAGGATAACCAAAAATTTGTAGATATCATGCTTGAAAGATTGGGAACAGATTTCTTTGATGTATTGCTAATCCACAATATCAATGAATCATTCCTCCAAATAGCCGAAAACTGCAACACCTTTGATTACATCAAAAGAATGAAAGAGGAAGGAACAGCAAAGAAAATAGGTATCAGTTACCATGACAGATCAGATCTACTTGAAGAGATCCTGGAAAAATATGGTGATGCAATAGATGTTGTACAGCTTCAATTGAACTACCTTGACTGGGAAAGCAAACTTACCGAATCCAGAAAGAATTATGAAATCTGTGAAAAATACGGCAAGGAAGTAATTGTAATGGAACCTATAAAAGGTGGAACATTATACAACCTTCCAGATACCATAAAAGAAAAGTTCCAAACTGAAGGAATGACCTTAGTTGAGGCTGCCTTAAGATTTGCAGGAAGCCATGAAAACGTAAAAGTGGTTTTAAGTGGTGTAGGAAACCTCGAGCAGATGAAAGAGAACTGTGAAGTATTCAAGCCATTTGAACCTATGAGCGAAGAGGAAAATGAATTCGTGCTTGAAATGGCAAACGAAATCAAGGAACTCATTGCAATAGACTGCAGTTACTGCGGATATTGCCTAAAGGAATGTCCAGCTGGAATCCCTATACCTGATTTCTTTGAATTGTACAACAGTGAAAAGATGTATTCACTTCCTTCATTGCATGCAATCTATGGAACAACTGCAGCTGCAAATGCGCCAGCATCCGCATGTACTGAATGTGAATCCTGCATGGCAATCTGTACTCAAAAACTAGACATTCCAACACTTCTAAAAGATGTTGTAAATACATTTGAATAA
- a CDS encoding TIGR04255 family protein, translating to MSKTKYPKNFLNEVIFKIEFPPILELYNTKKESAAKFQEIIFKEFGDAKFNTNKHINVKLDNEGIPIGSDSEENLIWSFFNKDDKRVELSATSLALIYKGSYYTTFEDFSEDVDLILKGLKSYPITQIKYIGLRYINQIDIRNYENLDDYINPNLHLINKEFDEKLLIQSLSRVELSIEDYILAFQFGHFNPEYPNISSNKDFILDYDCYLKGNESFENIKSDLLEMNEIIYNQFEKSLEQELRKIMGNSDDY from the coding sequence ATGAGTAAAACAAAATATCCTAAAAATTTTCTAAATGAAGTAATTTTTAAAATAGAATTCCCTCCAATCTTAGAACTGTACAATACAAAAAAAGAATCCGCGGCTAAATTTCAAGAAATAATTTTTAAAGAATTTGGTGATGCTAAATTTAATACAAACAAACATATTAATGTAAAATTAGATAATGAGGGTATTCCTATTGGTAGTGATAGTGAAGAGAATTTGATTTGGAGTTTTTTTAATAAAGATGACAAGAGAGTTGAACTAAGTGCCACATCTCTCGCATTGATTTATAAAGGTTCTTATTATACTACTTTTGAAGATTTTTCAGAAGATGTTGATCTGATTTTAAAAGGATTGAAAAGTTATCCTATTACACAAATAAAATATATTGGACTTAGATATATTAATCAAATTGACATAAGAAATTATGAAAATTTAGACGATTATATTAATCCTAACTTACATCTGATTAACAAAGAATTTGATGAAAAATTACTTATTCAATCTTTAAGTAGAGTTGAATTAAGTATTGAAGATTATATCTTAGCTTTCCAATTTGGTCATTTTAACCCAGAATACCCAAATATTTCATCTAATAAAGATTTTATTTTAGATTATGACTGTTACCTTAAAGGTAATGAATCCTTTGAAAATATTAAAAGTGACTTGTTAGAAATGAATGAGATTATTTACAACCAATTTGAAAAAAGTTTAGAACAGGAATTAAGAAAAATTATGGGGAATTCTGATGACTACTAA
- a CDS encoding carboxypeptidase-like regulatory domain-containing protein — protein sequence MNSRDTIIICATVIILIALGIFLMANPFESAQTSILTMENSPALNEGDSLVLKLNDENGSAIKGQRIEINLTHASNGITENFTLKTNENGQCRLEDLIADNFTVSAKYYGNKEYKPATLSGNIYVKKTSKSNSVLNSDKYKTDNKVDDVIDGWDPSEHEVSREDLGDGTYRITYDDGYFRIVDEDGNILTYGY from the coding sequence ATGAATTCAAGAGACACAATAATCATATGCGCTACAGTCATCATCCTTATTGCACTTGGAATATTCCTTATGGCAAATCCATTTGAGAGCGCTCAAACTTCAATACTGACCATGGAAAACAGTCCAGCCTTAAATGAGGGAGACAGCCTGGTATTGAAGCTCAATGATGAGAACGGTTCAGCAATCAAGGGACAAAGAATAGAAATCAACCTTACCCATGCAAGCAATGGAATCACTGAAAACTTCACATTGAAGACAAACGAGAATGGCCAGTGCAGGCTTGAGGATCTGATAGCGGACAACTTCACAGTAAGCGCAAAGTATTATGGAAACAAGGAGTACAAGCCAGCCACCTTAAGCGGAAACATATATGTGAAAAAGACATCTAAAAGCAATAGCGTTCTAAACAGCGACAAGTACAAGACAGACAATAAGGTGGATGATGTCATTGACGGCTGGGACCCATCAGAACATGAGGTTTCCCGTGAGGACCTTGGTGATGGAACATATAGAATAACCTACGATGATGGATACTTTAGAATCGTGGATGAAGATGGAAACATATTGACTTACGGGTACTGA